The Moorella glycerini genomic interval GGTCCGCAAAAATATCACCCCTCAAGTTGCTTAAAATATAACGCGGGGTTAAAATGCTGTCAAGGGTAGCGGCCCGTGTTGTACGTGTCAAGATGTAGTAGGCAAAAAGAGACCTCACATAAAAATCCCATATATATCCAACACCTTTTCCGGCTCCGGAGTATTGTGCAGTAATTCTCTGCGCCTGTCAAGGTTAAAGCCTGCGGCCGCCTACGGCGACCTTGACAGGCTTCGCGAATTACTGCCTGCTCTAATTAAGCCGGAAAAGGGGTTAGAATATAGCTCCACTAATTCTTGTTAGTTGCCTCAAGGTATATTTAACCCAATCTGTTCCCGCCTCAGGGCCAACAAGGGCTGGTACTCTCTTCCTTAACCATGCTTCTACGTCTTCTTTAACTATCTTCTTTTCTTTTATTACTTTAACGGGATTCTTTTCTACTTGTGGCATCTTCTTTTCTAGCCATGCGGCTAATTCTCCATTGGCTTTGAGCATAAGTAATGCTACCATGGCCGTTGCTCCTGCTTCGCTCCAGCTCATTCCCCTCTTTTTCATGCGAATGGCTATTTTTTTGTCTACTGTTGTTTCGGCTACGCCCATCCCGTATAACTTTAGCCCTTCCAGTTGTCGTGGTAACCGCAAGCGGTAATCTAACAGGTTATCGCGATATCTTTGACAGTAGTCATATACTTTTTGGCGTTGTTGCTTGTTTTTGCGGTTCGGTGCTTCTTCTATGAGTGCTTCCATGGTGTCCAAAAAGACCTGCTCTTGACCTTTGGCTAAAATCTCCATTAATCCTCGCGCTGTTTCGTTCCCATAAGCCTGCCTTATATCCCGGTGGAGGTGGTAGCGGTCCAATTGTACAATGGCTCCTGGTAACTGTTCTTTGGCTGTCTTCTGGATCCAGCTGGCTCCGTCGCCATTGACCACATATATTGTTTTTTCGTCTATCTCGTAGTACCTGGCTATTTCCGTGGTGAGGGCTTCCCAAAATTGTTCTCCATCTTCATAGATGCCCATTACTACCCGCGGGTTCTTGAGATGCCGGGCATTCCCTTTTTCTATCCACCCTTCGTATACTATTCCTACTTTTACTTCTATCCGCTCTTGCTTGCTCCTTTGCAGGGGAATCATTATGCCATCGGCTTCGATAAATAGTGCCGGTACTTTTTTCTTTTTGCCTTGGGGCTCTTCCCCGCTCACGAATAGCTTGTTGCGCAGGGCTTCTTGCAGTCCTTTTTGTTCCAGTCCATTTCGTTTTACTTCGCTATGGATGGTCATATGGCTTAATTGGCCCATCCCTGCTTCGGCCATTATTTCCGCTGCCTGCCTGAAGGGTAACCGGGTTGCCAGCGATACGGCTAATTTGAGCAGTCTTCCTGTCAGGCGCTTTCCTTGGCGTAAGTTCAGGGCTTCGTCTAACAGAAACCTTCCCTCGCCTCTTTTCTTTTTGCGCGTCGCTTTGACATATAGTCGGCGCTTAAAGGTTATATCCCCGTACAGGCAGGTGATTGTGCGGTAGCGGAAGCCAGCTATCCTATATCTCTTGGGTTTTGCTGGCATAAGGGCATCATCCAGGGCTTCCAGTACGGCTACCAATAATCGCCTGGCTATTTGCAGGATAACTTCTTCTAGAGTGTTGAAATTCTCGATACCATCTAATAAACTAAAGATGGTAGCGGTACTGGTATTACCGTTTACCATAAAGAGACCTCACTCCTTTTACGGTGTTTTTCTTCTTGTGAGGTCTCTTTTCTCTTTTTTGCTCCTTTTTCCTCCTGCCTACTGTAATTTTACACTAACGCCCGTGTTTTATGTCGTGCTCCCGGTAACCTCATGTAAAAAGCCGGCCATGAGGGCGCCTTGCCCTTTGTCGAAGGGGCCAGTAACTAAGCTGGGTATAGAGTTTTAGATTGCTGTAACTTCCAGGTTAGCCTGAGTCCCAAAATGAAACCGGGTACGCCTTGACTTTAACATGGTTTTGTGCTAATATACTTTTTGCGCGGAAAAACAATGCGGGATGGTGTAGCGGTAGCACCCATGACTCTGGATCATGTTGCCCTGGTTCGAATCCAGGTCCCGCAGCCAGAAATTACCCTCCCCTTCCGGTTGGAAGGGGGTTTTTGCTTTTTATAACGCCTGCAAGTCTATACCAATATTACTAAGGGGCCAGTATGCTGCTACTGGCCCCTCCCTTTTCCTAAGCCAGGTTTTCCCGGATCCACCTGGAGGCCCGGGACAGGCGCTCAAGGACGGTTTCCCTACCCAGGAGTTCCAGGATCTCAAAGAGGCCGGGGCCCATGGTGCGGCCGGTGACTGCCAGGCGGGTGGGATGAAAAAGCTGCCCCGTACTTATCCCTTTCCTTTCAGCCAGGGTCCGGTAGGCCTCTTCAGCTGCCGCGGCAGTAAATTGGGGTAAAGCTGCCAGCTCTTCCCTGGCTTCATCCAGCAGGGCGGCGGCCCCGGGTTTGTTGAAGTACTTGCGGACACCCTTTTCCTCATAGGAGGTTACCTCGCTAAAGAAATAGCTGGCGGCATCGGCCACTTCGGCCAGGGTCTTGACCCGGTCGCGGACGGCAGCAATGATGGCCCGGACATGGTCATAGTCCTGCTCCGGTAACGGGTCGGGCAGGAGCCCTTTAGCCTGTAAAAAGGGCACGGCCAGGCGGGTGATCCGGTCGAGGTCACCCTCCCGCAGGTAGTGGCCATTAATCCAGGTTAGCTTTTTGGTGTCGTAAATAGCGGCATTTTTAGAAACTCGCTCCAGGGAAAAACTGTTAATTATCTCCTCCAAAGGTATAATTTCTTCCTCCCCTTCAGGTGACCACCCCAGGAGGGCCAGGTAATTGATAATGGCTTCCGGCAGGTAACCTTCATCCCGGTATTCTTCTACCGAAGTAGCACCATGGCGTTTACTTAACTTGCTGCGGTCGGGGGCCAGGATCATGGGCACATGGGCAAAGGCCGGTAACTCATACCCCAGGGCCTGGTAAACCAGGATCTGTTTAGGAGTATTGGAGAGGTGCTCCTCGGCCCGGATGATATGACTGATCTGCATTAAGTGATCGTCAACCACGGTGGCAAAATTATAGGTTGGCATGCCATTGGATTTAACAATGATAAAATCATCGATGGTATCATTATCAAAGGAGACATCACCGCGAACAATATCCTTTACGGTCGTTGTACCCTGGTCGGGAACTGCCAGCCGGATAACCGGCTGCCGCCCCTCCTTTTCCAGGCGGGTACGATCTTCCGGCGTAAGATAACGGCAGCGGCGGTCGTACATGGGGGGGCGACCTTCGGCCTGGGCAATCTTACGCCGGGCGGCCAGTTCTTCCACGGTACAGTAGCAGAGGTAGGCTTTACCTTCATTTAACAGCCGGGCTGCCGCCTGGCGGTAAAACTCCAGGCGCTGGGACTGGAGATATGGTCCATAAGGGCCGCTCTTTTCCGGTCCTTCGTCCCAATCAAGGCCCAGCCAGCGCATGGCGGCCAGGATTTCCCGGTAGGAAATATCCGTCGAACGTTCGGTATCGGTATCGTCAATACGCAGGACAAAGGCACCTCCATGGTGCCGGGCAAAGAGCCAGTTAAACAAAGCTGTACGGGCCCCGCCGATATGTAAGCTGCCGGTAGGGCTGGGGGCAAAACGGACACGAACCGTGGACAAACGACAACACTCCTATCTTAATAACACTTGATACTGGGCTTCCAGGCGGCGGGCCATGGCCGCTGCCGCAAGGCCGGCAGCATTATGACGGGCCTGTTCACCCAGCCGCCGCCTGAGGCTTAAATCCTTAACTAATTGCAACACACAAACGCTGAAGGCATTTATATCTAGTGGGGTTAAAAAACCATCTTTTCCATTGACAACCATTTCCTCGACACCGTAGGCCTTGACGGCAACTACCGGCAGGCCGGCAGCCTTGGCTTCCGCGATTACCAGTCCCTGGGTTTCGGTGACGGAAGCAAAAATAAACAAGTCGGCCCCCGCATAGACGGCCGGCATTTGTTCAAAGGGAAAAGACCCGGCAAAGGTAACGGCCTGGTTGATTCCTAAAGAACGGGCCTGGCTTTGCAGGGTTTCCTTTAAGGGGCCGCTGCCCACCAGGACCAGGCGGGTATGCGGTACCTGCTGGTGTACAAGAGCAAAGGCCTGCAGGATAAAGGTGATGTTTTTTTCCTTACCCAGGCGTCCTACATGGAGGAGCATGACCTCCTCCGGTGGTAGTTGCAGGTAGCGGCGCAACCAGGTGGGATCGAGGTTTTGAAAGCGGTCCAGTTCAATACCAGTGGGGATACTAACCACCGGTACCTTGACGCCGTTTTCCTGTAAGTAAGCGGTAATGACCTCTGTCGGTGTAATTACCAGCTGGCAACGGTTACAAAAAGATACGGTATAATGGCGGACTGCTTTGCGCATCAGCCTGGGTGCCAGGGGAAAATAGTGCACATATTCTTCATAAAGGGTGTGATAAGTGGCCACCAGCGGTAACCCCAGCTGCCTGGCCATCCGTGCCCCCAGCTGCCCCATTAAAAAAGGGGAATGTACATGGATGAGGTCAATCCTTAACTCCCGCAAGGCCCTGGGCAAAGCCGGCGCCACCGGGATGGCCAGGGCAAATTCTTTAAAGGTAGGTGCCTTTAGCGAACGGAAACGGTAGATGTCTTTTTCGGGCCGGCATTTACCATAACTGGGAGCAAAAATAGATACCCGGTGACCCAGGTTACGCAGTTCATTAGTAAAGGTGACAATGGATCTGACTACCCCGCTGGTATATGGTAAATAGCTGTCAGTGAAAATGCCAATATGCAATTTTAGAGCCGCCTTTCTTCAGGTGGCATTCCGGGCAACAGCCTGGACAATATCGTGGCGCCGGACGAGCCCTATTAGCTGGCCTTCGCGGACAACTGGCACCTGCTTGATTTTATGGTCTGTCATTAAACCGGCGATTTCAGCGATACTGGCGTCTTCCCCGACGGCAATAACTCTGCGCGTCATGATGTCTTTAACAGGTCTTGGGGTGAGGAATTGGACCTTAGTGGTTAAATCATTATTGTCTTCCAGGACAAAGAGCGAATTAAAAAGATCGACAAAAACCGGGCGCCGCTGGCGAACGGCAGCCATGATATCGCCATCGGTAATTATGCCCTTGATCTTACCCTCCTTATCAATAACAACAGCGCTGGTAACGCCCTCCTGGACAAAAAGCTGGACTACATCACCAACCCTATCATCCGGGTGGACGACAACCACATCGGTAGTCATAATATCCCTGGCCAGGATCACGGTTTATTCCCCCCATTAAACTTATTATATCACTACGGTCGCAGGGTAGCTACTACCCGCTGGGGTTTTAAGAGGAAATCAAGGGCGGCCAGGATACTGGTAAAAACCACGTCCGCCTGTTGCAGGGCCTGGACGGAGGCTCCTTCTGGTCCTAGAACCAGCAAACCCAGGGCGGCCTGGCCGAGCATCTGCGCATCATTGACCCCGTTGCCAACAGCGGCTGTATGTTGGGCTCCCAGCTCGGTAATTATCCGTTCCTTATCCGGCCCGCCGGCCCAGCTGTCGACTTTAGTTAAAACCACCGGCAGGTGCCGGCAGGCAGCGGCAGCTGTACCGAAGGTATCGGCCGTCAGGATATAAACCTTAAGCCTGTTTGCCAGGGCCTGCAGGCGCTCTGCCACCCCCGGGAGGAGCTGGCCGTCGCAGGCAATGGTACCGTTAAAGTCCAGGACTACCTGGTGAATTTCTATCCTGCGCCCGGGTACTTCATAAATTAGCATTTGCTTTTCCCTGCCAAAAATATTTATAATGTTCTTCCTGCTTGCCGGCAGGATTTATAAAAGGGTAAACGAAATAAAATTAATTAGACATTAACAAAGGAGGTTGGCCAGGATGTTTGTCCGCGACCATATGAGCCCCAATCCCATTACAGTTACCAGGGAGACTTCCGTCCTGGATGCCCTCGAGCTAATGAAGAAGCATAAAATCCGGCGCTTACCTGTGGTCCAGGATGGACGGCTGGTAGGGTTGGTTACTGAACGGGATATCTTAAGGGTTTCTCCTTCCCCGGCTTCAACCCTCAGCGCCTTTGAAGTCAATTACCTGGTAGCCAAGATGACGGTTAAAGATGCCATGATTAAACGCCCCATTACCGTTCCTCCAGATATGACCATTGAAGAAGCGGCCCTTTTGATGCGGGAGCATAAAATTGACAACCTCCTGGTCATGGAAAAGGAAAAGCTCGTCGGTATTATTACCCAGACCGACCTCTTTGAGGCTTTGATTAAACTCTTTGGCCTGCGGCGCCCGGGTGTGAGGGTTACCCTGGAAGTAGAAGACCGCATCGGCGTCCTGGCTAACATTGCCCGGCGGGTAGCAGACGCCGGCATCAATATTATTAACGTTGCCAACCGCCATAAAGACGATGTCCATACCTATGTCGTCCTGCGGCTGGCAACAGGTGATGTCAGCGCTCTCCTCCCCGCCCTGGAAGCAGAAGGCTACCGGGTAATTCACGTAAGTTCTTATAACGGCTAAAACTTAACCGCATTTACTGAAGCCGCAGCTGCAGGTGACGCAGCCTTCCTGGAAATGGAGGTTGGAACCGCACTCCGGGCAGATACCCTTCTGGATGAGTTCGGCTTCGGCAGCCGGGCTCAAAGGCTGGAAACCGGCCGGCTGGTTTTCAATGGTAGCGCTAATTTCGGCCAGGGCGCGGGCGCTGAAATCAGATGGTAGCTGGTAAGAACCGTGGTCGTGCCAGTTTTTCAGCTCCTGGGCCAGGACGCGGCCGATGATGTCCGGGCAGGATTTACCGACTATACTTTTATCGGTGGCCCGGCGCCGTAAGAAATTGGGGCAGCTTACCGAGGTGAGCTGGTCAATAATGGCCTCCGGGGCAATATTGGCCCGCAGGGCCAGGGAAATCAGCCGGCTGACACCTTCGGTAAATCCGCTGCAGCCACCGGAAGAGCCGGTGGTGATAAAGGTTTCGATTAAACCCTCCTGGTCATAATTGACGGTGATATACATTTTACCGCAACCCGTCTTAACCTGCTCGGTAACGCCGCAGGTACGTTTCGGCCGCGGCCGGGGATGGGTTTTCTGGCCGGAGGGCGTCTTGACAGCAGTATTTTTGGTGCCGCTGACCAGCACTTCCTGTTCCCGGCTGCCGGAACGGTAGACTGTCACCCCTTTACAACCCAGCTGGTAGGCCAGTTCATAGACCCGGCGGACGTCTTCCCTGGTGGCACCGGGCGGGAAGTTAACCGTTTTGGAGACGGCATTATCGGTACTGGCCTGGAAGGCGGCCTGCATGCGGATGTGCCACTCCGGGGCGATTTCCAGGGCCGTGACAAAAACCCGGCGCATATCCGGCGGGATCTGCTTGATATCATGGATACTTGTCCCGGCGGCAATTTGCTGGAAAATTAACCTGGCCTCATCCGGCGCAAAATTTTCCTCTATGTAGGCCCGGAAAACAGGGTTGACCTCAATAAGGCTTTCGCCATCCAGGACGTTTTTAGTGTAGGCCAGGGCGAAAACCGGTTCTATCCCTGAGCTGGTACCGGCAATCATACTGATGGTACCGGTAGGGGCAATGGTGGTGCAGGTGGCATTGCGGAGTTCCTGCCCCCGGTAAATGCTCCTGTCGATATTGGGAAAGCTGCCCCGCTCTTCCGCCAGCCTCCGGGAAGCCTGGCGGGCTTCTTTTTGAATAAAGGCCATCACCCGGCGGCCCAGCTCCACTGCTTCTTCTGTATCATAAGGAATCCGGAGCAAGAAAAGCATATCGGCCCAGCCCATGACTCCCAGGCCGATTTTCCGGTTACCCATGACCATGGCCTTTATCTTTTCCAGGGGGAATTCATTGATCTCAATAACGTTATCCAGGAAGCGTACCGACCAGTAAACTGTTTCCGCTAACTTGTCCCAGTCTACGCCGCCCTCCCGGACCATATTGGCCAGGTTCAGGGAGCCAAGGTTACAGGCTTCATAAGGTAAAAGGGGCTGTTCCCCGCAGTTATGGGCGTAGATGCCGTTGGCGTCGAAGGCGTTGATGCCGGGAACCTGGACGTCATATACGTCTTCGACCCCGTCATCTTCGATGGCAAGGACCGTGGCTGTAAAGCGCTCACGATTCATTCCTCGCCGGTAAGACGCAAGGAGTGAATTTAATTTCCTCGCCTTGTCGACATCGCCAAAGCCGATCCGCCCGGCGAAAAAGGCCAGGTTATCCCCGCTGATGACCAGCTCATGCTGGGCCTTGATCTCATACTCCCGGGTACCTCCTTTACCATCGGGCAAGGGCCGGCTACCGGCCGGACGCCGTTCTGCATAAATGGTACTGGCAATGCCCAGGCGAAGGAGCATGCGCTGTACCGTGCGCAGGAGATCAAGGTTGCTCTGGGCCAGGCGGATGCTAACGCCCTTTTGCTGGCTCCCCTGGACCGAGGCATCGCAGTCAAACAGGCCCCGCAGGAAGCCCCGGTAGCCGTCTGACGAAGCACGTTCGATTGCCGGGGTAACGGTCTTAACGCCGGGCCCCATACCCATCCGCCCGGCCAGCATTTTCAGACTGGCTGACTTGAGGCGGAATTCGTCGCGCCCTTTAACGGCCATCCAGCCGGTAAAGTCGGAACGATGGGGTAATGCTCCGGCGTAGCTTAAAGCCAGCTTCATGACTGAGGCTGTACCGTCTTCTGCCTGCAGGTCGCCAACTGCCTTCTCCCTGGCCCAGACGGAAAGAATAGCGCTGTCCTTCTTGAGGACACCGTCACCGACCAGGAGACCAAGGAGGTAACCCTCACCTTCCGTCAGTTCGCCAGGCCACCCTGCCAGGGGGCGGTGATTATGCAGGAGAATCTGGTCGCCGGGCTTCAGCTCTTTGACCGGGACCCATTCGGAAGCAATACGGTAGCGCGTCCGGTCAACCATGCGCAGCACCCGGTGGTCAGCGGTGAGCCGGACACTGTATCCTTCCCGGGTGCGCAGGCTGACGACCGGCTTTGTCGCCGTCTTGAAGAAGCCTTCTTTACCTGTGGCGTAGGGCCGGCCGTTGACTACTGCTGTAAAGGGGCGGCCCAACAGTTCCCATACCTGGCGCGGGCCTTCACTTGTAGTCACCCAGGTATCGCCGGTCACGCAAGGGTTGGTGGCCTCGATGTCTCCCAGTTCAGGGGTGGGATTATCTTCATTTAAACGGTCCAGGAAGATGATGCCCGGCTCGCCGTTGGCCCAGGCATGGTTTACGATTTCCTCGAATACCTGCTGCGCTTTCAGCTTCTGGTATACTTTGCCGCCAAATTTTAGCTCATAGTAATCGTCCCGGGCCAGGGCTTCCATGAATTCCTTTGTCAGGCCCACGGAGATGTTGAAGTTGGTCAATTCATTGTTATTTTCCTTGCAGCTGATAAATTCCAGGATATCAGGGTGATCCACCCGTAAAATCCCCATATTGGCCCCCCGCCTGGTCCCTCCCTGCTTGATGGCCTCGGTGGCGGCATTGAAAACCTTCATAAAGGATACGGGGCCGGAGGCTACCCCGCCGGTAGAGCGTACGGGGCTGTTTTTCGGCCGCAGGCGGGAAAAGGAAAAGCCTGTCCCCCCACCACTTTTATGAATCAGGGCCGCGTCTTTAACCGCGGTAAAGATGGCCTCCATACTGTCTTCCACCGGCAGGACAAAGCAGGCCGACAGCTGGCCCAGCTCCCGGCCGGCGTTCATCAGGGTGGGGCTGTTGGGTAAAAAGTCCCAGCTGGTCATGAGCTGGTAAAAGCGCAGGCTTATGTCTTCTAGCTGCTCTTCTGTCCAGGCGGGGTTGAAAATTTTTTCCGCCCCGGCTACGGCCCTGGCCACCCGGTGGAACATCTCCTCCGGTGTTTCCACCGGGACACCATTTTCTTTCTTCAAGTAACGTTTTTCGATAATCAAGCGGGCATTGTCTGTTAATTTCATTCTGTCACCATCCATATATTGACATAAAAGAAAGTTATCTACATAGTTATCCACTTTATCCACTGGTTCCAGTTTAAGTTACAGGCAGGTAAATACTGAAACAACTTCCCTCCCCTACTTTGCTTTTAACTTCTATTTTACCACCATGACCGGCAACGATACGGTTGCTCAAGGTTAAGCCCAGGCCGGTACCGTTTTCCTTGGTGGTATAAAAGGGCTCGAAGATTAATTTTAGCTGTTCCGGGGGAATCCCCGGGCCATTATCTTCAACGGTGGTGACGACCTGGCCGGTAGTCGTATCCAGGTAAGAAGTTACAATTACCTGGCCTCCTGGACCGGCCGCCTGGATGGCATTGGAAGTCAGGTTGAGAATGACCTGTTTAATCTGGCCGGGATCCAGGCATAAAAGGGGTAAATCTGGTGCCAGGTACTGGACCAGTTTTACCTCATGCATTATAGCTTCCTGCTCGGCCAGGAGCAGGGCTTCGGCCACCAGCTGGCCGAAAGGCGTTATTTGCAGCTGGGGCTGGGAAGGCTTGGCAAGGGACAGGAACTCCTTGATAATATTATTGATGCGATCGAGTTCGTCAAACATAATGGTGAAATATTCCTGCTCGAGGGCCTGGGGGTCAAATTTAGTTTGTAAGAGTTGTAAAAAACCGCGAATGGAAGTTAGAGGATTGCGGATTTCGTGGGCCATACCGGCAGCCAGTTCACCGACAATGGCCAGTTTTTCTGTTAAATATTCCCGGTCCTCTTCAGGAAAAGAATAAGCCACTACCCTCTCACCTCCGGCCCATAACTAATACATTTCCACAAGATGGCCATTTTTCCTCCTGGCAGGAGATTACTGGCGATAATTTTGTTGCATCTCCTGGAGAAGCTGGCCCAGTTTCTTCATATTTTCGCCATAACCAGCCCAGTCGCCCAGTTTTAGTTTTTCCTGGGCCTCACTGTAAAGGCGGTTGGCTTCCTGGATGGAAGTTGCTAAATTGCTAGTTGTAAGCGGGCCGGAAGGAGGTGCCGTTGTTGCCGGTGGCGGGGTAACAGGTGCCCGGTCACCGAAAATGGCCTTCAGGGCGCCGGCCAGGGTATCGGCCATGACTATTTTCTCCCCGTAAGCTACTACCACCTGGCGGAGTTCCGGCAACTTGCTCTCCTGGGCCTGGAGGAAAATTGGTTCCACATAGAGCAATGCTTCCTTAATGGGTAGGACCAGGAGATTGCCGCGGATAACCCGGGAACCGTGCTGGTCCCAGAGGGTAAGTTGCTGGGAGATAGTGGGTTCCTGGTCAATGCGGGCTTCAATTTGCATGGGGCCATAAATGGAACGATTTTTAGGGAACGTATAAAGTAGGAGCTGGCCGTAGTGGGGGCCGTCGTTGCGGGCCGCCAGCCAGGCCACCATATTAACCTTGCGCGCCGGGGTGAAGGGCAGTATTAGTATATATTCCGCTTCCTGTTCGCCGGGCAAGGGCATTAAGGTATAGTAGGGCTCTATGGCCTGGCGCTGATCGCCCACCATTTCCTCGGCAATACTCCAGGCGTCTTCTTTATTATAGAAGAGCATGGTGTTTTCCATGTGGTAGCTGGCCAGCATCCTGGCCTGGATGGCCAGCAGTTCCGCAGGATAACGCAGGTGCTGCCGCAGTTCGGCCGGCATGGCCTCCAGGGGTTTAAACAGGCCAGGGAAAATCTTACCCAGGGTCTGGCTTAAGGGATCGCCGGGATCCACAATATAGTAATCGACCGTACCGTTATAGGCATCAATTACCACCTTGACGGCATTGCGGATGTAATTAAAACCCTCATTGACCGGTTCGGAATAGGGATACATACTGGTTAAAGTATAGGCGTCAAGTAACCAGTACAGCCGCCCGCCGGCGACCACCAGGTAGGGGTCGGCGTCATAACGCAAGTAAGGCATAATCTTGCGGGCCCGTTCCTGGATGTTGCGGTAGTAGAGGATTTTGCTCTGGGGAGTCAGTTCCTTGCTCATCAATAACCGGTAATCATTAAAGCGGAAGGCAAAGATGAGGCGCCGCCAGTAGTTATTGAGGGCTACTCCTCCCCTGCCCTCATACCTGGTTTCCACGAAGTTATCGCCAGCGCTGGCGGGATAATCGAATTCAGCCGCCTTGCCGCCGGTAATAACGTAATCGCCGGTTAACTCACCGTAATAGATGCGGGGTTCGTTAAGCTGGAGACCGGCAGTACTGCGGAAGGGCAAATCGCCGGCAATAAATTCGGGCTGGCCACCGGGGGTAACGGTGCTGGCCAGATTCATGGCCAGGCCGTAGCCATGGGTATAGCGCATTTTTTCATTAATCCAGGTCCTGGCCCGGTCAGGCAGCTTATCCTGGTCCAGTTCGCGGGCTGAAAGCATGACCTGGCGCTGGCTGCTTCCGAAGGTATAACGGTCGACATCAATATCCTTAAAGCTATAATAGGAGCGGATTTCCTGGAGCTGGCTGTAGGTTTGCTGCAGGGGCCGGTAATCCCACAGGCGGATATTATCCAGGGTAATCTTCTCCTGTTCCAGGTCGGCCGGGGTAAGATTATCACGGGCCGGGAATTCCCGGACGGTTATTTTATCTAAACCAAAGGCGCGGCGGGTAAAGTCAATATTAAAACGCAGGTAGGGCTCTTCCCGGACAAACTCATTGGGCTCGACCTGGAACTTCTGTATTGCCAGGGGTAGAATAACTACCAGCAAGGCATAAGCAGCAATGAAAGTCAAGATCCCCAGGCCTACCAGCTTGAGGTTGCGGCGGAAGGCATTGAGGAAGATAAGCAAGGCACAGGCCACGGCTACACCAGCCAGGATGTTATACCCCGGTAGCAGGGCGTGAATATCCGTATAACTGGCGCCAAAGGCTACACCCCGGGGCGAACGGACCAGATCAAAGGCCCGCAGGCGGAA includes:
- a CDS encoding LAGLIDADG family homing endonuclease, with the protein product MKLTDNARLIIEKRYLKKENGVPVETPEEMFHRVARAVAGAEKIFNPAWTEEQLEDISLRFYQLMTSWDFLPNSPTLMNAGRELGQLSACFVLPVEDSMEAIFTAVKDAALIHKSGGGTGFSFSRLRPKNSPVRSTGGVASGPVSFMKVFNAATEAIKQGGTRRGANMGILRVDHPDILEFISCKENNNELTNFNISVGLTKEFMEALARDDYYELKFGGKVYQKLKAQQVFEEIVNHAWANGEPGIIFLDRLNEDNPTPELGDIEATNPCVTGDTWVTTSEGPRQVWELLGRPFTAVVNGRPYATGKEGFFKTATKPVVSLRTREGYSVRLTADHRVLRMVDRTRYRIASEWVPVKELKPGDQILLHNHRPLAGWPGELTEGEGYLLGLLVGDGVLKKDSAILSVWAREKAVGDLQAEDGTASVMKLALSYAGALPHRSDFTGWMAVKGRDEFRLKSASLKMLAGRMGMGPGVKTVTPAIERASSDGYRGFLRGLFDCDASVQGSQQKGVSIRLAQSNLDLLRTVQRMLLRLGIASTIYAERRPAGSRPLPDGKGGTREYEIKAQHELVISGDNLAFFAGRIGFGDVDKARKLNSLLASYRRGMNRERFTATVLAIEDDGVEDVYDVQVPGINAFDANGIYAHNCGEQPLLPYEACNLGSLNLANMVREGGVDWDKLAETVYWSVRFLDNVIEINEFPLEKIKAMVMGNRKIGLGVMGWADMLFLLRIPYDTEEAVELGRRVMAFIQKEARQASRRLAEERGSFPNIDRSIYRGQELRNATCTTIAPTGTISMIAGTSSGIEPVFALAYTKNVLDGESLIEVNPVFRAYIEENFAPDEARLIFQQIAAGTSIHDIKQIPPDMRRVFVTALEIAPEWHIRMQAAFQASTDNAVSKTVNFPPGATREDVRRVYELAYQLGCKGVTVYRSGSREQEVLVSGTKNTAVKTPSGQKTHPRPRPKRTCGVTEQVKTGCGKMYITVNYDQEGLIETFITTGSSGGCSGFTEGVSRLISLALRANIAPEAIIDQLTSVSCPNFLRRRATDKSIVGKSCPDIIGRVLAQELKNWHDHGSYQLPSDFSARALAEISATIENQPAGFQPLSPAAEAELIQKGICPECGSNLHFQEGCVTCSCGFSKCG
- a CDS encoding two-component system sensor histidine kinase NtrB, with product MAYSFPEEDREYLTEKLAIVGELAAGMAHEIRNPLTSIRGFLQLLQTKFDPQALEQEYFTIMFDELDRINNIIKEFLSLAKPSQPQLQITPFGQLVAEALLLAEQEAIMHEVKLVQYLAPDLPLLCLDPGQIKQVILNLTSNAIQAAGPGGQVIVTSYLDTTTGQVVTTVEDNGPGIPPEQLKLIFEPFYTTKENGTGLGLTLSNRIVAGHGGKIEVKSKVGEGSCFSIYLPVT
- a CDS encoding UPF0182 family membrane protein; this translates as MSILNRIRIILLIIILAGLGITFLGSHFLADWYWFGEAGYRQVLITRLLSDWGLRLAVLSFFFLFFYLNLLFTYRGLNLTPSSTRESWTLKEYLVDRFVTRQRLTILYLLVSLIGALLFSPLAAGKWLVVQQYLQATNFGFTDPLFARDIGFYVFKLPFYHFLYGLLVTALVGAALVTGFFYLLFNPGELLGLRKGRFARPQVHFSTLVALFFLVQAWGFRLRAFDLVRSPRGVAFGASYTDIHALLPGYNILAGVAVACALLIFLNAFRRNLKLVGLGILTFIAAYALLVVILPLAIQKFQVEPNEFVREEPYLRFNIDFTRRAFGLDKITVREFPARDNLTPADLEQEKITLDNIRLWDYRPLQQTYSQLQEIRSYYSFKDIDVDRYTFGSSQRQVMLSARELDQDKLPDRARTWINEKMRYTHGYGLAMNLASTVTPGGQPEFIAGDLPFRSTAGLQLNEPRIYYGELTGDYVITGGKAAEFDYPASAGDNFVETRYEGRGGVALNNYWRRLIFAFRFNDYRLLMSKELTPQSKILYYRNIQERARKIMPYLRYDADPYLVVAGGRLYWLLDAYTLTSMYPYSEPVNEGFNYIRNAVKVVIDAYNGTVDYYIVDPGDPLSQTLGKIFPGLFKPLEAMPAELRQHLRYPAELLAIQARMLASYHMENTMLFYNKEDAWSIAEEMVGDQRQAIEPYYTLMPLPGEQEAEYILILPFTPARKVNMVAWLAARNDGPHYGQLLLYTFPKNRSIYGPMQIEARIDQEPTISQQLTLWDQHGSRVIRGNLLVLPIKEALLYVEPIFLQAQESKLPELRQVVVAYGEKIVMADTLAGALKAIFGDRAPVTPPPATTAPPSGPLTTSNLATSIQEANRLYSEAQEKLKLGDWAGYGENMKKLGQLLQEMQQNYRQ